One stretch of Corallococcus exiguus DNA includes these proteins:
- a CDS encoding lipase family protein, with amino-acid sequence MSDIPNIIVLVSGTVDPVNSDLKARSASYQRKKSINDPDWYWQENPALRQTIDEIHKRYTHVHIFTAHGWTGDNGSSNRTIAGTYLANRLCGANGQSAYYKGFLNQEVAFHLIGHSHGGNVINELTAQAAVAWPQRWKIRSITYLSTPFFTKQHHVNTKALHKECKIINVYNKYDLTQRVVADFSLLPFHDAFKRSEFDDFGAQLKKIKFDTRVFEDAVKSTRLKDADPSLWIDLKLLMDPAKGKALYDSCINTLNSVKTALAKAREVICALNNVITFDVPVEMTGDAPKNRQIISNDLANRLQAELNKVETSLSPALKAFQARKASGRYPLMGFFDDLNVSSPLRAISKLLQINPKTLSGPLWDLLAQVLEQQIHKFDNTTSSPKAQYAQSPFANRIVDVDITKEDAYAQFHLDANFDNFVGRLEKCEARYASTAARTDLMNLVFTLLANHAPVSTLIAEQGKTVTTIRRTLDWLVVWLKANKYLPTNLMALPTDPGRLFREASGMISIPAVAALAELCAVLETHVGILKERSVGQLEVTLRVSPSMQALPKASGMHVPYKPAEPYPLASNKLEFTPPVSYGGLSYFMRVSHSVSRQELYPKVRALIEEQINSLRR; translated from the coding sequence ATGTCCGACATTCCCAACATCATCGTCTTGGTGAGCGGAACAGTAGACCCGGTCAACAGCGACTTGAAGGCGCGCTCCGCGAGTTATCAGCGCAAGAAGAGCATCAACGACCCAGACTGGTACTGGCAGGAAAACCCCGCCCTGCGGCAGACCATCGACGAAATCCACAAGCGTTACACCCATGTCCACATCTTCACGGCTCACGGATGGACGGGGGACAATGGTTCCTCCAACCGTACGATCGCGGGGACCTACCTGGCCAACCGCCTCTGTGGCGCCAACGGACAAAGCGCCTACTACAAGGGCTTCCTCAACCAGGAAGTCGCATTCCATCTCATCGGCCATTCACATGGCGGGAATGTCATCAACGAGCTGACGGCCCAGGCAGCCGTCGCATGGCCCCAGCGCTGGAAGATCCGCAGCATCACCTATCTCTCGACACCGTTCTTCACGAAGCAACACCACGTCAACACCAAGGCACTCCACAAGGAGTGCAAGATCATCAACGTCTACAACAAATACGACCTGACCCAGAGGGTCGTTGCCGACTTCTCACTCCTCCCTTTTCACGATGCCTTCAAGCGGTCCGAATTCGACGACTTCGGCGCCCAGCTCAAGAAGATAAAGTTCGACACCCGTGTGTTTGAGGACGCCGTCAAGTCCACGAGACTCAAGGATGCCGACCCTTCCCTATGGATTGACTTGAAGTTGTTGATGGATCCGGCCAAGGGGAAGGCGCTCTACGACAGCTGCATCAACACCCTCAACAGCGTCAAGACCGCCCTTGCCAAGGCCCGCGAGGTCATCTGCGCGCTCAACAACGTCATCACCTTCGACGTGCCAGTCGAGATGACGGGCGATGCCCCAAAGAATCGACAGATCATCAGCAACGATCTCGCCAATCGGCTTCAGGCCGAGCTGAACAAAGTCGAGACCAGTCTGTCGCCAGCGCTCAAGGCGTTCCAAGCCCGAAAGGCCAGCGGACGCTACCCGCTCATGGGCTTTTTCGACGACTTGAATGTCTCAAGCCCCCTGAGAGCCATCTCCAAACTCCTTCAAATCAATCCGAAGACCCTGAGCGGCCCATTATGGGACCTGCTTGCCCAGGTCCTTGAGCAACAGATCCACAAATTCGACAACACGACTTCATCCCCCAAGGCCCAGTACGCGCAATCGCCCTTCGCGAACCGGATCGTCGACGTCGACATCACCAAGGAGGACGCGTACGCGCAGTTCCATCTGGATGCCAACTTCGACAACTTCGTTGGCCGGCTGGAAAAGTGTGAAGCCAGGTACGCCAGTACCGCCGCTCGAACCGATTTGATGAACCTCGTCTTCACCCTTCTTGCGAATCATGCCCCTGTGAGCACGCTGATCGCCGAACAGGGGAAAACCGTCACCACGATCCGGCGCACACTTGACTGGCTGGTGGTCTGGCTGAAAGCAAACAAGTACCTGCCGACCAATCTGATGGCGCTTCCAACCGATCCGGGAAGACTCTTCCGCGAGGCCAGCGGAATGATCAGCATTCCAGCGGTCGCGGCCCTCGCGGAGCTGTGCGCGGTGCTCGAGACCCATGTTGGCATCCTCAAGGAGCGGAGCGTCGGGCAATTGGAGGTCACCCTGAGAGTTTCTCCGTCCATGCAGGCGCTCCCCAAAGCGAGCGGCATGCACGTTCCCTATAAGCCTGCTGAACCGTACCCCCTTGCTTCGAACAAGCTGGAGTTCACGCCTCCCGTTTCTTACGGAGGCTTGTCCTACTTCATGCGGGTTTCACATTCCGTCAGCCGACAAGAGCTGTATCCCAAGGTCCGCGCCCTCATCGAGGAGCAGATCAACAGCCTGAGACGCTGA